Proteins found in one Nocardia brasiliensis ATCC 700358 genomic segment:
- a CDS encoding DUF1731 domain-containing protein, producing the protein MASTTVYTQFLAAPTDVVWGVVGDPRRWPEWNPAVTSVRLHGPVAVGTTGDYLPRGRVFEALHGRTAPPFVISTLVPGRALAIEQPEPAGRMRLAWTLTPRDGGTEITQELTFTGPSAGITRAVVGSLLEADVRVCFARLARLAGLEPAAQAMSVVIAGGTGALGKHLAADLTCRGHRVTILTRRRDPGLPFTQVEWDGRTVGNWVAALRNPGQTAIINLAGKLVDCRPTQRNVDELRRSRVDSTRALVAAAATLEQPIDYWVQASTTAIWSDAGETRCTETTPLPVGLPQMTGVAQPWEQAFEGANAAHSTVLRTSIVLDPQAPALKRLSQLTKAGLGGRVGPGDQWFSWIHVEDWLAIVRAALGLAPAVSLPDGILVAATDFPVRNRDLMAALRRHLHRPPAPPTPTAILKIGAVFLRTDPALGLTGRHATSEVLRNNGFVFRYPTLDEALTDLLPR; encoded by the coding sequence ATGGCTAGTACAACGGTGTACACCCAGTTTCTCGCGGCACCAACGGATGTCGTTTGGGGGGTGGTGGGGGATCCGCGGCGGTGGCCGGAGTGGAATCCCGCGGTGACCTCGGTTCGGCTGCATGGGCCGGTCGCGGTGGGCACGACGGGCGACTACCTGCCCAGGGGGCGGGTTTTCGAGGCGTTGCACGGGCGGACGGCGCCGCCATTCGTGATCAGCACGTTGGTACCGGGGCGGGCGCTGGCGATCGAGCAGCCGGAACCGGCGGGCCGGATGCGACTGGCGTGGACGTTGACGCCGCGTGATGGCGGGACCGAGATCACGCAGGAACTCACCTTCACCGGGCCTTCGGCCGGGATCACCCGGGCAGTGGTCGGTTCGCTGCTGGAGGCCGATGTCCGCGTCTGCTTCGCACGACTCGCCCGCTTGGCCGGTCTGGAACCTGCGGCGCAGGCCATGTCGGTCGTAATCGCCGGGGGCACCGGCGCATTGGGCAAGCACCTAGCCGCCGACCTGACCTGCCGCGGGCACCGCGTGACGATTCTCACCCGGCGGCGCGATCCCGGGCTACCGTTCACGCAAGTGGAATGGGACGGCAGGACCGTCGGCAATTGGGTTGCTGCCCTGCGCAATCCAGGCCAGACCGCGATCATCAACCTGGCGGGCAAGCTGGTCGATTGCCGGCCGACGCAGCGCAATGTCGACGAATTGCGGCGCAGCCGGGTGGATTCCACTCGCGCACTGGTTGCGGCGGCCGCCACGCTGGAGCAGCCGATCGACTACTGGGTGCAGGCCAGCACCACCGCCATCTGGTCGGACGCGGGCGAAACCCGTTGCACGGAAACAACTCCGCTGCCGGTCGGATTGCCGCAGATGACGGGGGTGGCACAGCCGTGGGAGCAGGCGTTCGAGGGGGCGAACGCCGCACACTCGACGGTGCTGCGCACCTCGATCGTGCTCGACCCGCAGGCGCCCGCGCTGAAACGACTGAGCCAGTTGACGAAAGCCGGGCTCGGCGGCCGGGTAGGCCCGGGCGACCAGTGGTTCAGCTGGATCCATGTGGAGGACTGGCTCGCTATCGTTCGCGCCGCCCTCGGCTTGGCTCCGGCGGTGTCGCTGCCGGATGGAATCCTGGTGGCCGCCACCGATTTTCCGGTGCGCAACCGCGATTTGATGGCCGCACTGCGCAGGCACCTGCACCGTCCGCCCGCACCGCCCACGCCCACCGCGATCCTGAAGATCGGCGCGGTCTTCCTCCGCACCGACCCCGCACTCGGACTCACCGGCCGCCACGCCACCTCAGAGGTGCTCCGCAACAACGGATTCGTCTTCCGCTACCCCACCCTCGACGAGGCACTGACAGACCTCCTCCCCCGCTGA
- the pcrA gene encoding DNA helicase PcrA: protein MDITVAPQTQAGRAPRPDSIHNPQVTGGNAEQARSAVEEVRAVRAPVPEPPPSVDEQEQRRVERERRRAEEAERLLDGLNPQQRAAVVHSGAPLLIVAGAGSGKTAVLTRRIAYLLAARGVTPGQVLAITFTNKAAAEMRERVTGLVGPRANNMWVSTFHSSCVRILRMQAALLPGMNSNFSIYDADDSRRLLTMISRDFDIDTKKYTARLLATAISNLKNELIGPQQATADAESDETELPALVARVYVEYQRRLRAANALDFDDLIGETVALLQNHPQVAEYYRRRFRHVLVDEYQDTNHAQYVLVRELVGHHRAERNEDQAPPSELCVVGDADQSIYAFRGATIRNIEEFERDFPDAETILLEQNYRSTQHILSAANAVISRNENRRDKKLWTDSGEGDLITGYVADNEHDEASFVAREIDRLVDQGEANYSDVAVFYRTNNNSRALEEIFIRMGLPYKVVGGVRFYERKEVRDIVAYLRVLENPDDAVSLRRILNTPRRGIGDRAEACVAVHAEQRGIGFAAALRDAADGKVALLNTRAQRAIAGFLDLLEEIRAAGVQEDLDFPDVGNVVDAVLERTGYRGELEASDDPQDGARLDNLNELVSVAREFSSEAPNNAEAAREEGLLPEVAEGEPDPGSLAAFLERVSLVADTDQIPDEGTGVVTMMTLHTAKGLEFPVVFVTGWEDGQFPHMRALGDPTELAEERRLAYVGITRARKRLYLSRAVVRSGWGQPVSNPESRFLQEIPGHLIDWRRLEPAGSPASRGIRRRGDSDGMERDWTRGDGWSERPGVRPDRGPRRPAPGAVGKNNANLVLAVGDRVSDDKYGLGKVVAAEGFGPLATVTIDFGTAGKIRLIPQYSRTLVKL from the coding sequence ATGGACATCACGGTGGCTCCCCAGACGCAGGCCGGTCGCGCCCCACGGCCGGATTCGATCCATAACCCGCAGGTCACCGGTGGTAACGCCGAGCAAGCGCGGTCGGCTGTCGAGGAGGTGCGTGCGGTGCGAGCGCCGGTTCCGGAACCGCCGCCGTCGGTCGACGAGCAGGAGCAACGGCGTGTCGAACGGGAGCGTCGGCGCGCCGAAGAAGCCGAGCGCCTGCTCGACGGGCTCAATCCGCAGCAGCGCGCCGCGGTTGTGCACAGTGGCGCCCCGCTGCTGATCGTGGCCGGTGCCGGGTCGGGCAAGACCGCCGTGCTCACCCGCCGCATCGCCTACCTGCTCGCCGCGCGCGGCGTGACGCCCGGCCAGGTGCTCGCGATCACGTTCACCAACAAGGCTGCTGCCGAGATGCGGGAGCGGGTGACCGGACTGGTCGGTCCGCGGGCGAACAACATGTGGGTATCGACGTTCCACTCCAGTTGTGTCCGAATATTGCGCATGCAAGCCGCCCTGTTGCCGGGCATGAATTCGAATTTCTCCATCTACGATGCCGATGATTCGCGGCGACTGCTCACCATGATCAGTCGTGACTTCGATATCGACACGAAGAAATACACGGCACGACTGCTGGCCACCGCGATCTCGAATCTCAAGAACGAGCTCATCGGGCCACAGCAGGCCACCGCGGACGCAGAGTCGGACGAAACCGAACTACCCGCCCTGGTCGCGCGGGTCTACGTCGAGTACCAGCGGCGGCTGCGCGCGGCCAACGCACTCGACTTCGACGACCTGATCGGCGAGACGGTGGCCCTGCTGCAGAACCACCCGCAGGTGGCCGAGTACTACCGGCGCCGCTTCCGGCATGTGCTGGTCGACGAATACCAGGACACCAACCACGCGCAATACGTGCTGGTGCGCGAACTCGTCGGACATCACCGGGCCGAGCGCAACGAGGATCAGGCGCCGCCGAGTGAACTGTGCGTGGTGGGTGACGCGGACCAGTCGATCTACGCGTTCCGCGGCGCCACCATCCGCAACATCGAAGAGTTCGAGCGCGACTTCCCCGACGCGGAAACCATTCTGCTGGAACAGAACTACCGGTCCACCCAGCACATTCTCTCCGCGGCCAACGCGGTGATCTCGCGCAACGAGAACCGGCGCGACAAGAAACTGTGGACCGACTCCGGCGAAGGCGACCTGATCACCGGCTACGTCGCCGACAACGAACACGACGAGGCGTCGTTCGTGGCGCGGGAGATCGATCGGCTGGTCGATCAGGGCGAAGCCAACTACTCCGACGTCGCGGTGTTCTACCGGACCAACAACAACTCCCGGGCGCTGGAAGAGATCTTCATCCGGATGGGCCTGCCGTACAAGGTGGTCGGCGGCGTCCGGTTCTACGAGCGCAAGGAGGTCCGCGACATCGTCGCGTATCTGCGGGTGCTGGAGAACCCCGACGATGCGGTGAGCCTGCGCCGGATCCTCAACACGCCACGTCGCGGTATCGGCGACCGGGCCGAAGCCTGCGTCGCCGTGCACGCCGAACAGCGTGGCATCGGGTTCGCCGCGGCGCTGCGGGACGCGGCGGACGGCAAAGTGGCGCTGCTGAACACCAGGGCCCAGCGCGCGATCGCCGGCTTCCTCGACCTGCTCGAGGAGATCCGGGCCGCGGGCGTGCAGGAGGACCTGGATTTCCCCGACGTCGGGAACGTGGTCGACGCGGTGCTGGAGCGCACCGGCTACCGCGGCGAACTGGAGGCCTCCGACGATCCGCAGGACGGCGCCCGGCTGGACAATCTCAACGAACTCGTCAGCGTCGCACGGGAATTCAGCTCCGAAGCACCCAACAACGCGGAGGCGGCCCGGGAAGAGGGACTGCTGCCCGAGGTCGCCGAGGGCGAACCCGACCCCGGATCGCTCGCCGCGTTCCTCGAACGGGTCTCGCTGGTCGCCGACACCGACCAGATCCCGGACGAAGGCACCGGCGTGGTCACCATGATGACGCTGCACACGGCCAAGGGCCTGGAGTTCCCCGTGGTGTTCGTGACCGGTTGGGAAGACGGCCAGTTCCCGCACATGCGGGCACTCGGCGACCCGACCGAACTGGCCGAGGAACGCCGCCTCGCCTACGTCGGCATCACCCGGGCCAGGAAGCGGCTGTACCTGAGTCGCGCGGTCGTGCGCTCCGGTTGGGGACAACCGGTGTCCAACCCGGAATCCCGCTTTCTCCAAGAGATTCCGGGCCACCTGATCGATTGGCGGCGACTGGAGCCCGCCGGATCCCCGGCGAGCCGGGGCATCCGCAGGCGCGGCGACAGCGACGGCATGGAACGCGACTGGACCCGCGGCGACGGCTGGTCCGAACGCCCCGGCGTGCGTCCCGATCGGGGTCCGCGTCGTCCGGCGCCCGGTGCCGTCGGCAAGAACAACGCGAATCTGGTACTCGCCGTGGGCGATCGGGTCAGCGACGACAAGTACGGCCTCGGCAAGGTGGTCGCCGCCGAGGGCTTCGGCCCGTTGGCGACCGTCACCATCGACTTCGGCACCGCCGGCAAGATCCGGCTCATCCCGCAATACAGCAGGACGCTCGTCAAACTCTGA
- a CDS encoding chorismate mutase, giving the protein MSTPATTTGSDSALPQSDAEIDKLRKEIDRLDAEILAAIKRRTEISRIIGRTRMASGGPRLVHNREMKVLERFSELGQEGHTLAMLLLRLGRGRLGH; this is encoded by the coding sequence ATGAGCACCCCCGCAACGACGACTGGGTCCGATTCGGCACTGCCGCAGAGCGACGCGGAGATCGACAAGCTCCGTAAGGAGATCGATCGCCTCGACGCGGAGATCCTTGCCGCCATCAAGCGCCGCACGGAGATCTCCCGGATCATCGGCCGGACGCGGATGGCCTCCGGTGGCCCTCGGCTCGTGCACAACCGGGAGATGAAGGTGCTGGAGCGGTTCAGCGAACTCGGCCAGGAAGGCCACACCCTCGCCATGCTCCTGCTGCGCCTCGGGCGCGGCCGTCTCGGTCACTGA
- a CDS encoding NAD-dependent succinate-semialdehyde dehydrogenase: MVSEREVLESVPTQLWIGGPVAATGGGTFPVHNPATGEVLAQVADATPEDAVRALDAAVAVQADWAARPSRERGEILRTVFEQITARAEEFALLMTLEMGKALPESRNEVKYGAEFFRWFSEEAVRVHGRYLHAPSGTGRIMVHKQPVGPCLAITPWNFPLAMGTRKIGPALAAGCTMIVKPASATPLTMLALARLCSEAGLPDGVLSVITSSRSGAVTQPLIDDPRLRKLTFTGSTEVGKKLVQSSANGLLRTSMELGGNAPFVVFDDADVDAAVQGAMLAKLRNGGEACTAANRFHVQQGVLEEFTTKLVEAMSNSVVLGPGTDPDTTLGPLINEEQLDTVSALVEDAVAKGAQLRLGGKAPGGPGWFYPATILTDVPAQARILTEEVFGPVAPIVGFSTEEQGLAAANDTEFGLVSYVYTRDLDRALRVAEGLESGMVGINRGVISDPAAPFGGVKASGFGREGGTEGIEEYLSTKYIALT; encoded by the coding sequence ATGGTGTCCGAACGCGAAGTTCTCGAATCCGTCCCGACGCAACTGTGGATCGGTGGGCCCGTCGCGGCCACCGGTGGCGGCACCTTCCCGGTGCACAATCCGGCGACCGGGGAGGTGCTGGCCCAGGTCGCCGACGCGACACCCGAAGACGCGGTGCGCGCGCTGGACGCGGCCGTCGCCGTGCAGGCCGATTGGGCGGCGCGGCCCTCGCGCGAGCGCGGCGAGATCCTGCGCACCGTGTTCGAGCAGATCACCGCGCGGGCCGAGGAATTCGCGCTGCTGATGACCCTGGAAATGGGCAAGGCGCTGCCGGAGAGCCGCAACGAGGTCAAATACGGCGCGGAGTTCTTCCGCTGGTTCAGCGAGGAAGCCGTGCGGGTGCACGGCCGCTACCTGCACGCGCCCTCCGGCACCGGCCGGATCATGGTGCACAAGCAGCCGGTCGGGCCGTGCCTGGCGATCACGCCGTGGAACTTCCCGCTGGCCATGGGCACCCGCAAGATCGGCCCGGCGCTGGCCGCGGGCTGCACCATGATCGTCAAACCCGCCTCGGCGACCCCGCTGACGATGCTGGCGCTGGCCCGGCTGTGCAGCGAGGCCGGGCTGCCCGACGGGGTGCTCTCGGTGATCACGTCGAGCCGTTCCGGTGCGGTCACCCAGCCGCTGATCGATGATCCGCGGTTGCGCAAGCTCACCTTCACCGGCTCCACCGAGGTGGGCAAGAAACTGGTGCAGAGCTCGGCCAACGGTCTGCTGCGCACCTCGATGGAACTCGGCGGCAACGCGCCGTTCGTGGTGTTCGACGACGCCGACGTCGACGCGGCCGTCCAGGGCGCGATGCTGGCGAAACTGCGCAACGGCGGCGAGGCGTGCACCGCGGCCAACCGCTTCCACGTGCAGCAGGGGGTGCTCGAGGAGTTCACCACCAAACTGGTCGAGGCGATGAGCAACAGCGTTGTCCTCGGCCCCGGCACCGACCCGGACACCACCCTCGGCCCGCTGATCAACGAAGAACAGCTCGACACCGTCAGCGCGCTCGTCGAGGACGCCGTGGCCAAGGGCGCCCAGCTCCGGCTCGGCGGCAAGGCCCCGGGCGGCCCCGGCTGGTTCTACCCCGCGACCATCCTCACCGACGTGCCGGCCCAGGCCAGGATCCTCACCGAAGAGGTGTTCGGACCGGTCGCGCCGATCGTCGGCTTCAGCACCGAGGAGCAGGGCCTCGCCGCCGCCAACGACACCGAGTTCGGCCTCGTCAGCTACGTCTACACCCGCGACCTCGACCGCGCCCTGCGCGTCGCCGAGGGCCTCGAATCCGGCATGGTCGGCATCAACCGCGGCGTAATCTCCGACCCCGCAGCGCCTTTCGGCGGCGTCAAAGCCTCCGGCTTCGGCCGGGAGGGCGGCACCGAAGGTATCGAGGAATACCTCTCCACCAAGTACATCGCCCTCACCTGA
- the pgi gene encoding glucose-6-phosphate isomerase, translating into MSSDITATAAWRKLQEHFDAIAGQHLREIFADDPARGSELTVDVADLHIDYSKHRVTRETLHLLVELAREAEVAEHRDAMFAGAHINTSEDRAVAHVALRVPAGESVVVDGADAGAEVHEVLRRMGEFTDAVRAGEWRGATGARIETVVNIGIGGSDLGPVMVYQALRHYADAGVAARFVSNVDPADLVAKLAGLDPATTLFIVASKTFSTLETLTNATAARRWLVAALGEDAVAKHFVAVSTNAERVAEFGIDTANMFGFWDWVGGRYSVDSAIGLAVMAAIGKERFAEFLAGMHAVDEHFAHAPLDANAPVLLGLLGVWYSNFFGAQSHAVLPYSNDLARFPAYLQQLTMESNGKSVRADGTPVSTATGEIFWGEPGTNGQHAFYQLLHQGTRLVPADFIGFARPTDDLPTRDGTGSMHDILMSNLFAQTKVLAFGKTAEEIAAAGTDPKVVPHKVMPGNRPSTTILAAQLTPSVVGQLIALYEHQVFVAGAIWGIDSFDQWGVELGKQQALELAPLLSSPEEPAPQGDSSTDALIRWYRDQK; encoded by the coding sequence GTGAGCAGCGACATCACCGCGACGGCGGCCTGGCGGAAACTGCAAGAGCATTTCGACGCGATCGCGGGGCAGCACCTGCGGGAGATCTTCGCCGACGACCCGGCCCGCGGCAGCGAGCTGACGGTCGACGTGGCAGACCTGCACATCGACTACAGCAAGCACCGCGTCACGCGGGAAACCTTGCACCTGCTGGTCGAATTGGCGCGCGAGGCGGAGGTGGCCGAGCATCGGGACGCGATGTTCGCGGGCGCGCACATCAACACCTCCGAGGATCGCGCGGTCGCTCACGTCGCCCTGCGGGTGCCGGCGGGCGAGTCCGTCGTCGTCGACGGCGCAGACGCCGGCGCCGAGGTGCACGAGGTGCTGCGGCGGATGGGCGAATTCACCGACGCGGTACGGGCGGGCGAGTGGCGCGGCGCCACCGGTGCGCGCATCGAGACCGTGGTCAATATCGGCATCGGCGGGTCGGATCTCGGGCCGGTGATGGTGTATCAGGCGCTGCGGCATTACGCCGACGCCGGTGTCGCGGCCCGGTTCGTCTCCAATGTCGACCCGGCCGACCTGGTGGCGAAGCTGGCCGGACTCGACCCCGCCACCACGCTGTTCATCGTCGCGTCCAAGACCTTCTCCACGCTGGAAACCTTGACCAACGCCACCGCGGCCCGCCGCTGGCTGGTGGCGGCCCTGGGCGAGGACGCGGTCGCCAAGCACTTCGTCGCGGTTTCGACCAATGCCGAACGGGTGGCCGAGTTCGGCATCGACACCGCCAACATGTTCGGTTTCTGGGACTGGGTCGGCGGACGCTACTCGGTGGATTCCGCGATCGGGCTCGCCGTGATGGCGGCCATCGGCAAGGAGCGTTTCGCCGAGTTCCTGGCGGGCATGCACGCCGTGGACGAGCACTTCGCACACGCGCCGCTCGACGCGAACGCGCCGGTGCTGCTCGGCCTGCTCGGCGTCTGGTACTCGAACTTCTTCGGCGCGCAATCGCATGCGGTGCTGCCCTATTCGAACGATCTCGCACGCTTCCCGGCGTACCTGCAGCAGCTCACGATGGAGTCGAACGGCAAGTCGGTGCGAGCCGACGGTACGCCGGTCAGTACCGCCACCGGCGAAATCTTCTGGGGCGAGCCGGGAACCAACGGACAGCACGCGTTCTATCAACTGCTGCACCAGGGCACGCGTCTGGTACCGGCGGATTTCATCGGATTCGCCCGTCCCACCGACGATCTGCCCACCCGGGACGGCACCGGCAGCATGCACGACATCTTGATGAGCAACCTGTTCGCGCAGACCAAGGTGCTCGCGTTCGGCAAGACCGCCGAGGAGATCGCGGCCGCGGGCACCGACCCGAAAGTGGTGCCGCACAAGGTGATGCCTGGCAACCGGCCGAGCACCACCATCCTCGCCGCGCAGCTGACGCCGTCGGTGGTCGGCCAGTTGATCGCGCTGTACGAGCATCAGGTGTTCGTGGCGGGCGCCATCTGGGGCATCGACAGCTTCGACCAGTGGGGCGTCGAGCTCGGCAAGCAGCAGGCGCTCGAGCTGGCGCCCCTGCTCAGCTCACCGGAAGAGCCCGCACCGCAAGGAGATTCGTCGACCGACGCACTCATCCGGTGGTACCGCGACCAGAAATAG
- a CDS encoding nucleoside/nucleotide kinase family protein yields MDNPSLSALAERVRAHAAGRDGRYLLGIAGPPGAGKSTLSVTLRDALNDEAAAPIAEIAPMDGYHRTNAVLRATESLARKGEPDTFDTAGFLANLRLLRDTRVGTAVPWPVFDRTLDDPTPAGIVFDRQTIAIVEGNYLLLDDVADRQWSAVRLLLDECWYLDAPRDVLEQRLLDRHVHGGRTPAAAGVKVRESDLRNADLIAATRSRADLVLYQRGRHYER; encoded by the coding sequence GTGGACAATCCATCGCTGTCGGCGCTCGCCGAACGGGTGCGCGCGCACGCCGCCGGTCGCGACGGCCGATATCTGCTGGGCATCGCGGGTCCGCCGGGGGCGGGAAAGTCCACCCTGTCGGTGACGTTGCGCGACGCGCTGAACGACGAGGCCGCGGCCCCGATCGCCGAGATCGCGCCGATGGACGGCTATCACCGGACCAACGCCGTCCTGCGGGCCACGGAAAGCCTTGCGCGCAAAGGCGAACCGGACACCTTCGATACGGCGGGTTTCCTCGCGAACCTGCGGCTGCTGCGGGATACCCGTGTCGGCACGGCGGTGCCGTGGCCGGTCTTCGACCGCACCCTGGACGACCCGACGCCGGCGGGCATCGTGTTCGACCGGCAGACCATCGCGATCGTCGAGGGCAACTACCTGCTGCTCGACGATGTCGCGGACCGGCAGTGGTCGGCGGTCCGCCTGCTGCTCGACGAATGCTGGTACCTCGACGCCCCGCGAGACGTGCTGGAACAACGGCTGCTGGACCGGCACGTGCACGGCGGCCGCACCCCGGCGGCGGCCGGGGTCAAGGTGCGCGAGAGCGACCTGCGCAACGCCGATCTCATCGCGGCCACAAGGTCGCGCGCCGATCTCGTGCTCTACCAGCGCGGCAGGCACTACGAGCGCTGA
- a CDS encoding M4 family metallopeptidase produces MKPTQKRAGRYAAFALIATGAMVFASGPAVYAQPPSSPSAPTSSDLSAVPKEVTVDQQGAVQLVVPKEPLAAPQGTPAEAPAAAQAHAQGVEKALAGNGDSAGDLVVESVFPVGEGSTVRLRQEIDKVPVFGASAAQSLTANGSLISVTGALSKKSEGKFAGTTPTSQVQQTALKKVAAESKAAPDQLSVTETKAYWYDAKLAAKEDAQSVAVPAFKVDITGVSAEKKGEPATWVVFVDANNTGKVLDSWSETKHLNRVVCDNANRRIDPNRAGCGTGSLRSTRSEGQGPTGIQDVDKIYDYLGNTERFYAQYTKVPNLTNLIGSDTGDGKGKALRATVRLCTTTACPYQNAFWSGSYMAYGSGLTTEDITAHELTHGVTQHTNGLVYRNEPGAINESMSDVFGELTFLVNTSNPCNTPANRWKLGACSSIGVIRDMQNPNAYQDPDTYRGRYWYTGTGDNGGVHINSGVGNKTAQIMVDGGSLNGVTVTAIGIAKTAALYWTTQTLLSSNSNYAALSTALKTACNTNVRNQTAGTTAADCVQVANATKATKLPQQQART; encoded by the coding sequence ATGAAACCCACACAAAAACGAGCGGGGCGATATGCCGCCTTCGCTTTAATCGCTACTGGGGCAATGGTGTTCGCGTCCGGTCCGGCCGTGTACGCGCAACCGCCTTCGAGCCCGTCGGCGCCTACGAGCTCCGACCTGTCCGCGGTGCCGAAAGAGGTGACCGTCGACCAGCAGGGCGCGGTCCAGCTCGTGGTGCCCAAGGAGCCGCTCGCGGCGCCGCAGGGAACGCCCGCCGAGGCTCCGGCCGCGGCCCAGGCGCATGCCCAGGGTGTCGAAAAGGCGCTGGCCGGAAACGGTGACAGCGCAGGCGATCTCGTCGTGGAGTCGGTGTTCCCGGTTGGTGAGGGGTCCACCGTCAGGCTGCGGCAGGAGATCGACAAGGTACCGGTGTTCGGCGCGTCCGCGGCGCAGTCGCTGACCGCGAACGGGTCGCTGATCTCGGTGACCGGCGCGCTGTCGAAGAAGTCCGAGGGCAAATTCGCCGGCACGACGCCGACGTCCCAGGTCCAGCAGACCGCGCTGAAGAAGGTCGCCGCGGAGAGCAAGGCGGCGCCGGACCAGCTGTCGGTCACCGAGACCAAGGCGTACTGGTACGACGCGAAGCTGGCCGCCAAAGAGGACGCGCAGAGCGTGGCCGTCCCGGCGTTCAAGGTCGATATCACCGGTGTCAGTGCGGAGAAGAAGGGCGAGCCCGCGACGTGGGTGGTGTTCGTCGACGCGAACAACACCGGCAAGGTGCTCGACAGCTGGAGCGAGACCAAGCACCTCAACCGCGTCGTGTGTGACAACGCGAACCGGCGCATCGATCCCAACCGGGCCGGCTGCGGCACCGGTAGCCTGCGCTCGACTCGCTCGGAGGGCCAGGGCCCCACGGGTATTCAGGATGTCGACAAGATCTACGACTACCTGGGCAACACCGAGCGGTTCTACGCTCAGTACACCAAGGTGCCGAACCTGACCAACCTGATCGGCTCCGACACCGGTGACGGCAAGGGCAAGGCGCTGCGCGCCACCGTGCGGCTGTGCACCACCACCGCATGCCCCTACCAGAACGCCTTCTGGTCCGGCAGCTACATGGCCTACGGTTCGGGTCTGACCACCGAGGACATCACCGCGCACGAGCTCACGCACGGCGTGACCCAGCACACCAACGGCCTCGTCTACCGCAACGAGCCGGGCGCGATCAACGAGTCCATGTCCGACGTCTTCGGCGAGCTCACCTTCCTGGTGAACACCAGCAACCCGTGCAACACCCCGGCCAACCGCTGGAAGCTCGGCGCCTGCAGCTCGATCGGCGTGATCCGGGACATGCAGAACCCCAACGCCTACCAGGATCCCGACACCTACCGCGGCCGGTACTGGTACACCGGCACCGGTGACAACGGCGGCGTGCACATCAACAGCGGCGTCGGCAACAAGACCGCGCAGATCATGGTCGACGGCGGCAGCCTCAACGGCGTGACCGTCACCGCGATCGGCATCGCGAAGACCGCGGCGCTGTACTGGACGACGCAGACGCTCCTGTCGTCGAACTCCAACTACGCGGCGCTGTCCACCGCGTTGAAGACCGCGTGCAACACCAACGTGCGCAACCAGACGGCCGGCACCACGGCCGCCGACTGCGTGCAGGTGGCCAACGCCACCAAGGCGACCAAGCTGCCGCAGCAGCAGGCTCGCACCTAA